A DNA window from Mus caroli chromosome 8, CAROLI_EIJ_v1.1, whole genome shotgun sequence contains the following coding sequences:
- the C8H19orf53 gene encoding leydig cell tumor 10 kDa protein homolog gives MAQGQRKFQAQKPKSKAAAAERSRGPRKGGRVIAPKKARVVQQQKLKKSLEVGIRKKIEHDVVMKASSSLPKRLALLKGASKKSEATTPGKTPS, from the exons ATGGCGCAGGGACAACGCAAGTTCCAGGCGCAGAAACCTAAAAGCAAGGCTGCCGCGGCAGAGCGGAGCCGCGGGCCTCGGAAAGGCG GTCGAGTCATCGCTCCCAAGAAGGCGCGCGTTGTTCAGCAGCAGAAGTTGAAGAAG AGCCTGGAAGTGGGGATCCGGAAGAAGATAGAGCATGACGTGGTAATGAAGGCCAGCTCCAGCCTGCCTAAGAGGCTTGCACTGCTGAAGGGAGCATCAAAGAAATCAGAAGCCACCACCCCTGGCAAGACACCATCCTGA
- the Mri1 gene encoding methylthioribose-1-phosphate isomerase isoform X3: protein MRLEAIRYSPGSLQILDQLQLPEHCHYEALSSVQQAKEAIRAMKVRGAPAIALVGCLSLAVELRAGAGGPGLAALVAFVRDQLRLLVAARPTAVNMARAARDLGQVAAQEAEREGATEETVRERVIRFAEDMLEKDLKDNRSIGDLGARHLLEQTNPKGGKVTVLTHCNTGALATAGYGTALGVIRSLHEMGRLEHTFCTETRPYNQGARLTAFELVYEQIPATLITDSMAAAAMAHRGVSAVVVGADRVVANGDTANKIGTYQLAIVAKHHGVPFYVAAPSSSCDLHLETGKEIVIEERPSQELTDLNGVRIAAQVVPLSAPLWVG, encoded by the exons ATGAGACTGGAAGCGATCCGCTACTCGCCGGGCTCGCTGCAGATCCTAGACCAGCTGCAGCTGCCAGAACACTGCCACTACGAGGCACTGAGCTCCGTGCAGCAGGCCAAGGAAGCCATCCGCGCCATGAAGGTGCGCGGCGCCCCGGCCATCGCGCTGGTCGGCTGCCTCAGCCTGGCCGTGGAGCTGCGGGCCGGCGCCGGCGGTCCCGGACTCGCTGCTCTGGTGGCCTTCGTGCGAGACCAGCTGCGCCTCTTAGTCGCCGCCCGGCCCACCGCTGTCAACATGGCCCGCGCCGCCCGCGATCTGGGTCAGGTGGCAGCCCAGGAGGCGGAACGAGAGGGTGCCACTGAAGAGACCGTGCGGGAAAG AGTGATCCGCTTCGCCGAGGATATGTTGGAGAAGGATCTCAAAGACAACCGGAGCATCGGGGACTTGGGAGCCCGCCATCTTCTAGAGCAGACCAACCCCAAGGGTGGCAAGGTGACCGTGCTGACCCACTGTAACACGGGTGCTCTGGCCACGGCTGGGTATGGTACAGCATTAG GTGTGATCCGCTCACTGCATGAGATGGGCCGATTGGAGCATACTTTCTGCACAGAGACCCGGCCCTACAACCAGGGAGCCCGGCTAACAGCCTTCGAGCTGGTGTACGAGCAGATCCCTGCGACTCTCATCACTGACAGCATGGCGGCGGCTGCCATGGCACATCGGGGTGTGTCAG CCGTGGTGGTGGGAGCTGACCGTGTTGTTGCCAATGGAGACACAGCCAACAAAATAGGCACCTATCAGCTGGCCATTGTCGCCAAACACCACGGTGTCCCCTTCTATGTGGCTGCCCCCAGTTCATCCTGTGACCTCCATCTGGAGACTGGAAAGGAGATTGTCATAGAGGAACGCCCCAGCCAGGAGCTAACTGACCTGAATGGAGTCAGGATTGCTGCACAGG TGGTTCCTTTAAGTGCACCTCTCTGGGTCGGGTGA
- the Mri1 gene encoding methylthioribose-1-phosphate isomerase isoform X2 — translation MRLEAIRYSPGSLQILDQLQLPEHCHYEALSSVQQAKEAIRAMKVRGAPAIALVGCLSLAVELRAGAGGPGLAALVAFVRDQLRLLVAARPTAVNMARAARDLGQVAAQEAEREGATEETVRERVIRFAEDMLEKDLKDNRSIGDLGARHLLEQTNPKGGKVTVLTHCNTGALATAGYGTALGVIRSLHEMGRLEHTFCTETRPYNQGARLTAFELVYEQIPATLITDSMAAAAMAHRGVSAVVVGADRVVANGDTANKIGTYQLAIVAKHHGVPFYVAAPSSSCDLHLETGKEIVIEERPSQELTDLNGVRIAAQGIRVWNPAFDVTPHELITGGIITELGVFAPEELRGALSASVFSEGQTLDSPWV, via the exons ATGAGACTGGAAGCGATCCGCTACTCGCCGGGCTCGCTGCAGATCCTAGACCAGCTGCAGCTGCCAGAACACTGCCACTACGAGGCACTGAGCTCCGTGCAGCAGGCCAAGGAAGCCATCCGCGCCATGAAGGTGCGCGGCGCCCCGGCCATCGCGCTGGTCGGCTGCCTCAGCCTGGCCGTGGAGCTGCGGGCCGGCGCCGGCGGTCCCGGACTCGCTGCTCTGGTGGCCTTCGTGCGAGACCAGCTGCGCCTCTTAGTCGCCGCCCGGCCCACCGCTGTCAACATGGCCCGCGCCGCCCGCGATCTGGGTCAGGTGGCAGCCCAGGAGGCGGAACGAGAGGGTGCCACTGAAGAGACCGTGCGGGAAAG AGTGATCCGCTTCGCCGAGGATATGTTGGAGAAGGATCTCAAAGACAACCGGAGCATCGGGGACTTGGGAGCCCGCCATCTTCTAGAGCAGACCAACCCCAAGGGTGGCAAGGTGACCGTGCTGACCCACTGTAACACGGGTGCTCTGGCCACGGCTGGGTATGGTACAGCATTAG GTGTGATCCGCTCACTGCATGAGATGGGCCGATTGGAGCATACTTTCTGCACAGAGACCCGGCCCTACAACCAGGGAGCCCGGCTAACAGCCTTCGAGCTGGTGTACGAGCAGATCCCTGCGACTCTCATCACTGACAGCATGGCGGCGGCTGCCATGGCACATCGGGGTGTGTCAG CCGTGGTGGTGGGAGCTGACCGTGTTGTTGCCAATGGAGACACAGCCAACAAAATAGGCACCTATCAGCTGGCCATTGTCGCCAAACACCACGGTGTCCCCTTCTATGTGGCTGCCCCCAGTTCATCCTGTGACCTCCATCTGGAGACTGGAAAGGAGATTGTCATAGAGGAACGCCCCAGCCAGGAGCTAACTGACCTGAATGGAGTCAGGATTGCTGCACAGG GAATCCGGGTTTGGAATCCTGCCTTTGATGTCACCCCCCACGAACTCATCACAGGTGGCATCATCACTGAACTGGGTGTCTTTGCCCCTGAGGAGCTCCGAGGAGCCCTAAGTGCCTCTGTCTTCTCAGAGGGACAGACCCTAGATAGTCCCTGGGTATGA
- the Mri1 gene encoding methylthioribose-1-phosphate isomerase isoform X1: MRLEAIRYSPGSLQILDQLQLPEHCHYEALSSVQQAKEAIRAMKVRGAPAIALVGCLSLAVELRAGAGGPGLAALVAFVRDQLRLLVAARPTAVNMARAARDLGQVAAQEAEREGATEETVRERVIRFAEDMLEKDLKDNRSIGDLGARHLLEQTNPKGGKVTVLTHCNTGALATAGYGTALGVIRSLHEMGRLEHTFCTETRPYNQGARLTAFELVYEQIPATLITDSMAAAAMAHRGVSAVVVGADRVVANGDTANKIGTYQLAIVAKHHGVPFYVAAPSSSCDLHLETGKEIVIEERPSQELTDLNGVRIAAQGLHPIPRTGKTDATGKAHPCLSQCKGPGVDSEILKILGAGKSWVETIHKAEAFLGSMKRLCSFLASACIPALIVCVNH; the protein is encoded by the exons ATGAGACTGGAAGCGATCCGCTACTCGCCGGGCTCGCTGCAGATCCTAGACCAGCTGCAGCTGCCAGAACACTGCCACTACGAGGCACTGAGCTCCGTGCAGCAGGCCAAGGAAGCCATCCGCGCCATGAAGGTGCGCGGCGCCCCGGCCATCGCGCTGGTCGGCTGCCTCAGCCTGGCCGTGGAGCTGCGGGCCGGCGCCGGCGGTCCCGGACTCGCTGCTCTGGTGGCCTTCGTGCGAGACCAGCTGCGCCTCTTAGTCGCCGCCCGGCCCACCGCTGTCAACATGGCCCGCGCCGCCCGCGATCTGGGTCAGGTGGCAGCCCAGGAGGCGGAACGAGAGGGTGCCACTGAAGAGACCGTGCGGGAAAG AGTGATCCGCTTCGCCGAGGATATGTTGGAGAAGGATCTCAAAGACAACCGGAGCATCGGGGACTTGGGAGCCCGCCATCTTCTAGAGCAGACCAACCCCAAGGGTGGCAAGGTGACCGTGCTGACCCACTGTAACACGGGTGCTCTGGCCACGGCTGGGTATGGTACAGCATTAG GTGTGATCCGCTCACTGCATGAGATGGGCCGATTGGAGCATACTTTCTGCACAGAGACCCGGCCCTACAACCAGGGAGCCCGGCTAACAGCCTTCGAGCTGGTGTACGAGCAGATCCCTGCGACTCTCATCACTGACAGCATGGCGGCGGCTGCCATGGCACATCGGGGTGTGTCAG CCGTGGTGGTGGGAGCTGACCGTGTTGTTGCCAATGGAGACACAGCCAACAAAATAGGCACCTATCAGCTGGCCATTGTCGCCAAACACCACGGTGTCCCCTTCTATGTGGCTGCCCCCAGTTCATCCTGTGACCTCCATCTGGAGACTGGAAAGGAGATTGTCATAGAGGAACGCCCCAGCCAGGAGCTAACTGACCTGAATGGAGTCAGGATTGCTGCACAGG GGCTCCACCCGATCCCAAGAACCGGAAAAACAGATGCAACAGGTAAAGCACACCCATGTCTGAGTcagtgcaaaggtcctggggtGGATTCTGAGATTCTTAAAATCCTAGGGGCAGGCAAGAGTTGGGTAGAAACCATCCATAAGGCTGAAGCCTTCCTGGGAAGCATGAAGAGGCTGTGCTCTTTCTTGGCCTCTGCTTGCATCCCTGCATTAATTGTATGTGTGAATCACTAG
- the Ccdc130 gene encoding coiled-coil domain-containing protein 130, producing MGERKGQNKYYPPDFNPEKHGSLNRYHNSHPLRERARKLSQGILVIRFEMPYNIWCDGCKNHIGMGVRYNAEKKKVGNYYTTPIYRFRMKCHLCVNYIEMQTDPANCDYVIVSGASRKEERWDMEDNEQVLTTEHEKKEKLETDAMFRLEHGEADRSTLKKALPTLSHIQEAQNAWKDDFALNSMLRRHFREKKKAMQEEEEKDQALQAKASLDIPLVPESEDDRRLAALLRLHTLDSYEDKQRMKRTEIIHRSWFPSAQGPSASSNKASSVLKKLCQGRRPPPSSTGTVGDLGIVRRKSRDVPESPQCAADNSLSEEQRGPPGTTQGGKTSESKRNCSDQALPLGSFQEDLLNPNTPNASLVADYSDSESE from the exons ATG GGTGAAAGGAAAGGCCAGAACAAGTACTACCCCCCGGACTTCAACCCCGAAAAG CATGGCTCTCTCAACCGATACCACAACAGCCACCCACTTCGAGAACGGGCTCGGAAGCTTTCACAAGGCATCCTTGTTATCCG ATTTGAAATGCCATACAACATCTGGTGTGACGGCTGTAAGAACCACATCGGCATGG GTGTGCGCTACAATGCAGAAAAGAAGAAGGTTGGCAACTATTACACGACTCCAATCTACAG GTTCAGGATGAAATGCCACCTCTGTGTCAACTACATCGAGATGCAAACAGACCCTGCCAACTGTGACTATGTCATCGTGAGTGGTGCCAGTCGCAAGGAGGAGCGTTGGGACATGGAAGACAACGAGCAGGTGCTGACCACAG AgcatgagaagaaagagaagctggagaCGGATGCCATGTTCCGCCTAGAGCATGGTGAGGCTGACCGAAGCACACTGAAGAAGGCCCTCCCCACACTCAGCCACATCCAGGAAGCACAGAATGCCTGGAAGGATGACTTCGCTCTGAATAGCATGCTACGGAGGCACTTCCGG gagaagaagaaagccatgcaggaggaggaagagaaggaccaGGCACTGCAGGCAAAAGCCAGCCTAGACATCCCTCTTGTGCCAGAGTCTGAGGATGACCGCAGGCTGGCTGCCCTGCTAAGGTTGCACACCCTGGACT CTTACGAGGATAAGCAGCGAATGAAGCGGACAGAGATCATCCACCGCTCTTGGTTCCCCTCAGCCCAGGGACCCAGTGCTAGCAGCAACAAAGCTAGCAGCGTCCTGAAGAAGCTGTGCCAGGGCCGCAGACCACCCCCCAGCAGCACAGGCACGGTGGGGGACCTGGGCATAGTGAGGAGAAAGTCTCGAGACGTTCCAGAAAGTCCTCAGTGTGCAGCAGACAACTCCTTGTCAGAAGAACAAAGAGGGCCGCCAGGAACCACCCAGGGCGGCAAGACCTCAGAGTCCAAGAGAAACTGTAGTGATCAGGCCTTGCCCCTAGGTTCCTTCCAGGAAGACCTGCTGAACCCCAACACCCCCAACGCCTCCCTGGTAGCTGACTACTCAGACTCAGAGAGCGAGTAA